DNA from Mycolicibacterium alvei:
GGGAGCACTCGATGGCGGCGATGAAGCCCCGGACCGGTGACGGTCCACTGGAAGCAACCAAAGAGGGGCGAGGAATCGTTATGCGAGTACCGCTGGAAGGCGGTGGCCGGCTCGTTGTCGAACTGACTCCTGACGAGGCCGCTGCGCTGGGCGACGAACTCAAGGCCGTCACCAGCTGATCGACTCGCAAGGTGTCCGCTCAGGCGGACACCTTGCGGTATATCTCCAGGGTCTGTTCAGCGATGTGCGCCCAGGAGAACTCCGCGATGCACCGCTGGCGTCCGGCCTCGCCGTACTTTCGGGCGGTTTCCGGCTCGGCCACCAGTGAGTTGACCGCGTCGGCCAGGCGCATCTCGAAGAAGCGCGGGTCCGTGGCGTCGTAGTGCACAAGCAGCCCGGTCTGTCGGTCGACGATGACCTCAGGGATGCCGCCGACGTCAGAGGCGACCACCGCCGTCGAACATGCCATCGCTTCCAGGTTCACGATGCCCAACGGCTCGTATACCGATGGGCACACGAAAACTGTTGCCGCAGAGAGTATTTCCCGAATCTTGTTGATCGGCAGCATTTCGCGTATCCAGAACACCCCGGTGCGGGCCCGCGCCAGCTCGGCCACCGCCGCGGACACCTCGGCCGCGATCTCGGG
Protein-coding regions in this window:
- a CDS encoding DUF3117 domain-containing protein; translation: MAAMKPRTGDGPLEATKEGRGIVMRVPLEGGGRLVVELTPDEAAALGDELKAVTS